The Pseudodesulfovibrio hydrargyri genome segment CCGGCCTGTTCTAACCCTGGAGATCAACAGGGAGGCGGGCAAACGCCCGCCTCCCGTTCAACCGTCAACCGAAGTGTCCGCCTGCTTCACCCCATAACGAAACAAGCCCCGGGACTTCCCACGGGGATCACAATTTTTCTTTAGGAGTCGACCATGACCAAAGAAGCGATAATCAAAGAATTCGAAACCATAGCCGGTGCCGAAAACGTTATGACCGGCGAGACCGACCGTCACGCCTATTCCTACGACGCCGCCGTCCTCGACTCTGTCATGCCCGCCCTGGTCGTCCGTCCCAGGACCAGCGAGGTCCTGGGCGCCGTGACCAAGCTCTGCAACGACAACGGCCTGCCCCTGACCGTTCGCGGCGCGGGCACCAACCTGTCCGGCGGCACCATCCCCCATCCCGGCGGCGTGGTGGTCCTGACCAACGGCCTGAACCGCATCCTCGAGATCAACGAGGCCGACATGTACGCCGTGGTCGAACCCGGCGTGGTCACCGCCCAGTTCGCGGCCGAAGTGGCCAAGCGCGGCCTGTTCTATCCCCCGGATCCGGGCTCCCAGGCCGTGTCCACCCTGGGCGGCAACGTGGCCGAGAACGCGGGCGGCCTGCGCGGCCTGAAGTACGGCGTGACCAAGGACTACGTCATGGGCATGGACTTCTGGGACGTCAACGGCGAACTGGTCAAGACCGGCTCCCGGACCGTCAAGTGCGTCACCGGCTACAACCTGGCCGGCCTGATGGTCGCCTCCGAGGGCACGCTGGGCGTGTTCGACAAGATCATCCTGAAACTCGTTCCCCCGGCACAGGCCGCCAAGTCCATGATGGCCGTGTTCCCGTCCATGAAGGCCGCCTCCGAAACCGTGGCTTCGATCATCGCCAACAAGATCGTCCCGGCCACCCTGGAGATGATGGACAACTTCACCATCCGCACGGTGGAGAACTTCCGCGGCGCGGGCCTTCCCGTCGATGCCGCCGCCCTGCTGCTCATCGAGGTGGACGGCCACCCCGGCCAGGTCGCCGACGAGGCCGCCGTGGTCGAGCGTATCTGCAAGGAGAACGGCGCCACCGAGCTGCACGTGGCCAAGGACGCCGCCGAGCGCGACGCCGTCTGGCAGGCCCGCCGCGACGCCCTGCCCGCCCTGGCCAACCTCAAGCCCACCTGCGTGCTCGAAGACGCCACCGTGCCCCGCTCCAAGATTCCGGCCATGATCGAGGCCCTGGAAGAAATCGCCAAGAAGCTCGACCTGACCATCGGCACCTTCGGCCACGCGGGCGACGGCAACCTGCACCCGACCATCCTGACCGACAAGCGCAACAAGGAAGAGTGGGAACGCGTGGAAAAGGGCATCGACATGATCTTCGACAAGGCCCTGTCCATGGGCGGCACGCTGTCCGGCGAGCACGGCATCGGCCTGGCCAAGTCCAAGTACCTGGCCCAGGAGACCTCCAAGGCCACCCTGGCCTACGCCCGCCGCATGAAGTCCGTTCTCGATCCCAAAGGCATCCTCAACCCCGATAAGATCGTCGGCGCCGAATAGGTGATCACCATGGCCGATATTCATAAACTCGCACAAATGTTAAAGGAACTGGACGACCAGCTGGTCGGGTGCATGCGTTGCGGCATGTGCCAGGCGGTCTGTCCGATCTTCAAGCTGAGCGGCAAGGAAACCGACGTCACCCGGGGCAAGCTGGCCCTGCTCGACGGCCTCGCCTCCGAGATGCTCACCGATCCGGAGGGCGTCAACGAGAAGCTCAACCGCTGTCTGCTCTGCGGCACCTGCCAGGCCAACTGCCCGTCCGGCGTGTCCGTCATGGACATCTTCCTCAAGGCCCGCGCGATCATGACCGGCTACTTCGGCCTGTCTCCGGCCAAGAAGGCCATCTTCCGCGGCCTGCTGAAGAACCCCAAGCTGTTCAACGCCCTGACCGAAATGGGCGCCAAGTTCCAGGGGATCTTCACCAAGAAGGTGGACGATATGCTCGGTTCATCCTGCGCCCGGTTCAACGCGCCGATCATCGCCGACCGGCACTTCAACACCCTGGCCAGCAAACCGTTTCGCAAGATCGTCCCGGAGATGGACACCCCGGCCGGATCCTCCGGCCTGCGCGTGGCCTTCTACGTGGGCTGCGTCATCGACAAGATCTACCCCCAGGTGGGCGAGGCCATCCTCAAGGTGCTCAAGCACCACGGTGTGGGCGTGTACATGCCCTCGGGCCAGGCCTGCTGCGGCATTCCGGTCCTGTCCAGCGGCGACACCTCCACCTTCGACACCCTGGTGGGCATGAACGTCGACATCCTGAAGGAAGGCGAGTTCGACTACCTGGTCACCGGCTGCGCCTCCTGCACCTCGACCATCAAGGAACTGTGGCCCCACATGTACAAGGGCGATTCCTCCCGGACCTACGACATCGGCGTGCTGGCCCGGAAAACCATGGACATCAGCCAGTTCCTGGTGGATGTATTGAAAGTGGAACCCAAGGAGCTTGCAGGCGGCAGGAGTGTGACCTACCATGATCCCTGTCACTTGAAGAACTCCCTGGGCATCACGGCCCAGCCCCGGACCCTGATCAAGGCGGCCGGGTGCGACTTCAAGGAAATGACCGACGCGGGCACCTGCTGTGGCTGCGGCGGAAGCTTCAATATCGCCCACTACGAGCTGTCCCGCGAGATCGGCAGCCGCAAGGCGGACAACATCATCGCGTCCAAGGCCAAGGTGGCGGCCACCAGCTGCCCGGCCTGCATGCTCCAGATCACGGACATGCTGTCACAAAAAGGAGCCGACATGAGCGTCAGGCATGTCATAGAACTCTATGCCGACTCCCTATAACGGATAATCAACGGCAAACAACAAGGAAAAACCATGTCCAAGAACCTGTACGTGAGCGCCACCGAGGAACGCAGCGGCAAGTCCGCCGTGGTCCTCGGGGTCATGCAGATGCTCACGAGGGAACTCCACAACGTCGCCATCTTCCGGCCCATCATCAATGATCCGGGAGAAGGGAAAAAGGACCACGACATCGCTCTGATGATCGATCACTTCAAGCTGTCCATTCCCTACGAAGACACCTACGCCTATACCCTGAAGCGGACCCGCGAGTTGATCAACTCCGGCCAGCACGCCCTTGTGCTCGAGAACATTCTCAACAAGTACAAGACGCTGGAGGAGCAGTACGACTTCGTGCTCTGCGAAGGAACCGATTTCAAGGGCAAGGACCCCGCCTTTGAATTCGATCTCAACGCGGACATCGCCGCCAACATCGGCGCTCCCATGCTGGTGGTGACGTCCGGCCGCGAGAAGGCCCCGGAGGAAGTGGTCAACATCTCCCAGACCACCTTGGACACCCTGGCTGAAAAGGGCGTGGACTCCCTGGCCTGCATCGTCAACCGCGCGCCCGAAGGCATGACCGACGAACTGGTCCGCCACATCGAGCGCAAGGGCGGCCAGGAGCCCATGCCCGTTTACGTCATCCCCGAGGACGAGGCCCTGGGCAAGCCGAGCATCAACGACGTGCGCCGCTGGCTCGACGCCGACGTCCTCTACGGGCACTCCGGTCTGCAAACCCTGGTCGACAACTACCTGGTAGCGGCCATGCAGATCGGCAATTTCCTGCAGTACATCCGGCCCGGCAGCCTGATCATCACCCCGGGCGACCGCTCGGACATCATCCTGTCCAGCCTGGCCTCCCGGCTGTCCAGTTCCTACCCGGACATCGCGGGCATCGTCCTGACGGGCGGCCTGGACGTGTCGGTCAACGTGCACAAGCTCATCGAGGGCTGGACCGGCGTGCCGGTCCCGGTGCTGTCGGCCAAGGGCCACACCTACCAGACCGTGCAGGACCTCAACTGCCTGTACGGCCGCATCGAGGCGGACGACTACCAGCGCATCGCCACCGCGCTCGGCGGCTTCGCCCAGCACGTGGACGTCAACGAACTGCGCGACCGCGTGGTCGAGAAGCGCTCCACCAAGGTCACGCCCAAGATGTTCGAGTACTCCCTCATGGACAAGGCGTCCCGCAACCCGCAACGCATCGTTCTGCCCGAGGGCCCGGAGGAGCGCATCCTGCGCGCCGCCGACATCGTCCTGCGCCGAGGCGCGGCCGAGGTCATCCTGCTGGGCGACGAGAAGACCATCCGGACCAACGCCTCCAACTACGGCGTGGATGTTTCCGGCGCGCAGATCATCGACCCGTCCAACTCGGACCTGCTCGACCCGTTCGCCGAGGAATATCTGGAACTGCGCAAGCACAAGGGCATGATCGCCGAGCAGGCCTGGGACCGCATGGCCGATCCGACCTACTTCGGCACCATGATGGTCCACAAGGGCTTTGCCGACGGCATGGTCTCGGGCTCCATCAACACCACGGCCCACACCATCCGGCCGGCGTTCGAGTTCGTCAAGACCAAGCCGGGCAGCTCCATCGTGTCGAGCGTCTTCCTGATGTGCCTCAAGGACCGCGTCCTGGTCTACGGCGACTGCGCCGTGAACCCCAACCCCGACGCCAAACAGCTGGCCGAGATCGCCCTGGGCTCCGCCGAGACCGCCAAGATCTTCGGCGTGGAGCCGCGCGTGGCCATGCTCAGCTACTCCACCGGCTCGTCCGGCAAGGGCGAGGACGTGGAAAAGGTCATCGAGGCAACCAAGATCGCCCGCGAGCTCATGAAGGAGCGCGGCCTGGACATCCCCCTGGAGGGACCGATCCAGTACGACGCGGCCATCGACCCGGACGTGGCCCGGGTGAAGATGCCGGATTCCGACGTGGCCGGAAAGGCCACCGTGTTCATCTTCCCGGACCTGAACACCGGCAACAACACGTACAAGGCAGTGCAGCGGGCCGCCAACGCCGTGGCCATCGGCCCGGTTCTCCAGGGCCTGAACAAGCCGGTCAACGACCTGTCCCGCGGCTGCACCGTTCCCGATATCGTCAACACAGTAGCCATCACGGCCATCCAGGCCCAGGCTGAAAAAGGTGAATAGATGAAAGTTCTCGTGATCAATTCAGGCAGCTCCTCCATCAAGTACCAGCTCATCGACATGAGCGATGAATCCGTCATGGTCACCGGCCTGGTGGAGCGCATCGGCGAAGACATGGGCAGCCTGACCAGCAAAACCTTCCCCGGCACCGACAGGGAAGTCAAAACCGAGATCGAAAAGCCCATCCCCACCCACGGGGTGGGCCTGGAGATGTCCATCGATCTGATCTGCAAGGGCGAAAACGCGGTCTGCGCCATGGACGAGATCGACGTTGTCGGCCACCGCGTGGTGGCCGGCGGCGAGAAGTTCAACGTGCCGGTGGTCATCACCGAGGACATGTGGCCCGACCTGACCGAGACCGAGCGGCTGGCCCCCCTGCACAACCCCGCCAACCTGGGCGGGGCCAAGGACGCCACCAAGCTGTTCCCGGGCGTGCCCCAGGTCCTGGTCTTCGACACCGCCTTCCATCAGACCATTCCGCCCCACGCCTTCATGTACGCCCTGCCGTACGAGTACTACGAGGAGGACCACATCCGCCGCTACGGCGCGCACGGCACCTCCCACAAGTACGTGGCCAACGAGTGCGCCCGGCTCATGGGCAAGCCCGTCGAGGAGATGAACCTGATCACCATCCACATGGGCAACGGCGCTTCCATGTCGGCCGTCAAGAACGGCCTGTGCGCCGACACCTCCATGGGGCTGACCCCGCTCGAGGGCCTGGTCATGGGCACCCGGTCCGGCGACGTGGACCCGGCCGTGCACAACTACCTGGCCGTGAACCGGGGCCTGGACATCGCCGCCATCGACAACATCCTGCACAAGGAATCCGGCCTCAAGGGGTTGTGCGGCATGAACGACATGCGCGACATCCACGCGGCCGTGGAAAAGGGCGACGAACGCGCCAAGCTGGCCCTGAACGTCCAGACCTACCGGACCCGCAAGTACATCGGCTCCTACATGGCCGTGCTGGGCCGGGTGGACGCCATCGTCTTCACCGCCGGCATCGGCGAGAACGACGACATCGTCCGCGCCGAAACCATCGAGGGGCTGGAGCCTTTCGGCATGAAAATCGACCCCGAAGCCAACGGGATCAGGTCCAAGGAAGCCCGCAGGATCAGCACCGCTGACTCCGACGTGGCCATCTGGGTCATCCCGACCAACGAGGAACTGGCCATTGCCCGCGAGGCCGTGGCACTCATCAAGTAAACCGACCCGTTGCGGAGGCCCAAAAGGGCCTGGGGTCAAACATACATGGAGGTAGGTACCATGCCTTCCAAGGAAGACCTGTACCAGTTATTCGTGGAAAAGGCGGAGCTTGTGGCCGCCAAGGTGACGAGCATCGCCAGTGAGGACGATGCGCTCAAATATGTCATCAACCTGTGTGGAGAAAAGGAGGCCTGCCAGCTTCTGGTCAGCGGCTGCGAAGCCGATCTGTCCGACAAGGCCGAGGCGCTCTGCGATACCAAGCAGAAGAAGGTCATCGCGGCGCCGGGCCTGAATGAGGACCTGTACAAGAAGCTGGCGGCCCAGGCCAAGAAGGCCGGGTTCGAGTGCATCGACAAGGGCATGCGCGACCATCTGGCCGGCGTGGACATCGGCTTCACCTACGCCGAGTACGGCATCGCCGACACCGGCACGCTGATGCTCGACTGCCCCGGCGAGGAGATGCGCCTGGCCACCATGGTCAGCGAGTTCCACGTCTGCGTGTTGCCCAAGTCCAAGATCAAGGCCAACACCTATGCCGTGGAAAAGATGATGCTGACGCGGATGAAGAAGACGCCGGACTACCTGGCCTTCATCACCGGCCCCAGCCGGACCGCCGACATCGAGCGCGTCCTGGCGCTCGGCGTCCACGGCCCCCTTGAATTGCACATCCTGCTCCTGGAGGACTAGCCATGCAGAAAGCTCACAACCTCAAGGAATACCGCGAGGAACTTCACGAAACGCTGGAAAACGATTTCCTGCGTACCTCACTGGACAACTTCGCCATTGCCTACCGTACCAACCGCGCCAACATCTTCAAGGACATCGACGTCCGTGGGCTGATCCAGGAAGTCGCCGCGTCCAAGGACGCGGCCGCCCAGAACTCGGAGGCCCTGTTCAAGGAGTTCAAGAAGAATGCCGAGGCCGCTGGTGTCCATGTCCACTTCGCCAAGGACGGCGAGGAGGCCAACCGCATCATCACCAAGATCGCCAAGGACGCGGACTGCAAGAAAATCGTCAAGTCCAAGTCCATGACCGCGGAGGAGACGCTCCTCAACCACGACCTGGAAGACGCCGGTATCGAAGTGACCGAGACCGACCTGGGCGAGTGGATCATCCAGCTGCGCCATGAGGGCCCGTCCCACATGGTCATGCCGGCCATCCACCTGTCCCGCTACCAGGTGGGCGATCTGTTCACCGAGGTGACCGGCAAGAAGCAGGACACCGAGATCGAGAAACTGGTCAAGGTGGCCCGCCGCGAGCTGCGCCAGAAATACGTCGAGGCCGACATGGGCATCTCCGGCGCCAACTTCGCCATAGCCGAGACCGGCGGCATCGGCATCGTCACCAACGAGGGCAACGCCCGCCTGGTGACCACCCTGCCCCGCGTCCACGTCGCCCTGATGGGCATCGACAAGCTGCTGCCCAACCTGCGGGACGCCTTGCGCATCCTCAAGGTCCTGCCGCGCAACGCCACCGTACAAAACCTGACTTCCTACGTCACCTGGATCACCGGCAACAACGAATGTCTGGCGGCCGAGGACGGCAAAAAGGAAATCCACTACGTGGTCCTGGACAACGGCCGGAGCGAACTGATCAAGGACCCGGTCTTCTCCCAGATCAACCGTTGCGTGCGCTGCGGCGCCTGTGCCAACGTCTGCCCGGTCTACCGGCTGGTCGGCGGGCACAAGATGGGCCACATCTACATCGGCGCCATCGGCCTGATCCTGACCTACTTCTTCCACGGCAAGGAAAAGGCCAAGAACCTGGTCCAGAACTGCATCAACTGCGAGGCGTGCAAGGACGTCTGCGCGGGCGGCATCGACCTGCCGCGCCTGATCAAGGAAGTCCACGCGCGCATCCAGGACGAGGACGGCCATCCGCTGCCCAGCCTCCTGCTCGGCAAGGTCCTCAGGAACCGCAAGCTGTTCCACACCCTGCTGCGCACCGCCAAGTGGGGCCAGAAGCCCGTGGCCGAGAAGGACGGATTCATCCGCCATCTGCCCATGATCTTCTCCAAGGAGCACAAGTTCCGCGCCCTGCCGACCATCGCCGAGACCCCGTTCCGCGACTGGTGGAAGGAGAACCGGCCCCAGGTGGACAATCCCAAGTACCGGGTGGCCCTGTTCTCCGGCTGCGTCCAGGACTTCGTCTATCCAGAGCAGATGCAGGCGGCCGTGGACGTGTTTGCGGCCAACGGCGTGGCCATGGAGTTCCCGGAGAAGCAGTCCTGCTGCGGCCTGCCCGTGCAGATGATGGGCGAGACCAAGGCGTCGCGCGACGTGGCCGCGCAGAACCTGCGCGCCTTCGAACCGGACGCCTACGACTACATCGTCACCCTGTGCGCCTCCTGCGCCGCGCACCTCAAGCACAACTACCCGAAGCTGGTCATGGATAAGCCGTCGCTGAAGCTGCGCGCCGACGCGTTCTCGGCCAAGATCATCGACTACTCGTCCTTCGTGAACGACGTGCTCAAAGTCGAGGCCAAAGACTTTACGCAGACTGGTGAAAAGGCTACCTATCATGCTCCCTGCCACCTGTGCAGGGGGTTGGACGTGCATGAAGCGCCGCGCCAGCTCATCGAAAAGAGCGGGCTGGAATACGTGGAATGCGCCGAGGAAGAGGTCTGCTGCGGTTTCGGCGGCACCTTCTCCATGAAGTTCCCGGAACTCTCGGCCGAGCTGCTCAAGAAGAAGCTCGACAACGTCGAGGCCACCGGGGCGGACACCCTGCTGACCGACTGCCCCGGCTGCATCATGCAGCTTCGCGGCGGCCTCAAGCGCCGCGGGTCCAAGGTCCAGGTGAAGCATGTGGCCGAGGTCATGTCCAAGAACAAGAAATAACCGGCTTTGCCGTAATATTTGAGGCTCTCCGAAGGTAAGGACCGCAATCCGCAGAAGCACCCACACCCTGCTTCCTCCTGAACGAACCGGCCTCAAACGGGTTCTCCGTCCACCCACGGGCGGAGAACCCTCCTTATTTATAGCCCAGGGATACAACCATGTTCCAGAATACCCCCTTTTGCTTCAAATTGTCCGCCGGGCTCTACGGAGCCGCCCTGCTCGTCTCGGCCGTGGCGTCCGCCGTCGTCTTCTTCCTCTTCGGCACCGCGACCATCGGCATGCCGGTCGTCGCGGCCATGATCGCGGCCTTCACCCTGCTGGGGGTGGTCATCCTGTGGGTCCTGCACGGCTCCCTGGTCCGCCCGGCGGCCGTGCTTTCGGACTTCACCGGGCACATGCTCGCCGAGGAATACGGGCGGGCCGACAGCGACGCCCTGGCCGCCGCCGTGCCGGGCCTCGGCGCCCAGATCGGCGAACTGGCCTCGCGTTACAAGGAACGCCTCGGCTTCGCCCGCTCCATTCTGCACGGCCTGCCCATCCCCTGCGCCATCGTGGACACGGACCAGCGGCTGACCTACCTGAACCGCGAATGTCTGGACATGCTCGGCTCGCGCGAGAAGCCCGAGACCTACTACGGCCGGATGATCTCGCAGGTCTTCTACAAGGACGACCGTCGGTCCAAGATCGCGGACAGCATGGCCGACGACACCCGGGACATGAACGTCGAGGCGGTCTTCAAGCACGCGGACGGCAGCGACATCCACGTGCTCATCAACCTCTTTCCCCTGCACGACGTGGAGAACAGGGTCATCGGCGGCTGTTGCCTGTATATGAACACCACCGAATTGAAACGGCGCGAGCGGGAAATCACCAGCCAGAACGAGCGCATTTCCACCGCGGCACGCGAGGCCACGGCCGTCTCCGAACAGCTGGGCGAAGCGTCCCGGACCCTGGCGGGGCTGGTCGACCGGGCCCGGCAGGGCTCGCACGAGCAGACGGACCGGACCACCGAAACCGCCGCAGCCATGGAGGAGATGAACGCCGCCGTGCTCGAGGTCGCCCGCTTCGCCCAGGAGGCGGCCCGCGATGCCCGCGCCGCCAGCGACCAGGCCTGCGAGGGCGAGGCCGTGGTCGGCCAGGTCATCGAGGCCATCGACGAGGTTTCGCGGCACGCCTCGGGGCTCAAGCAGTCCATGGAACAGCTGGACCACCGGGCCGAGGAGATCGGCGTGGTCCTCGGCGTCATCGAGGACATCGCGGATCAGACCAACCTTCTGGCCCTGAACGCGGCCATCGAGGCGGCCCGCGCCGGCGAGGCAGGACGGGGCTTCGCCGTGGTCGCGGACGAGGTCCGCAAGCTGGCCGAAAAGACCATGAACGCCACCAGCGAGGTCCATTCGGCGGTCAAGGGCATCCAGGACGTGGCCCGGCAGAACGTCAAGGCCACACAGACCGCCGTGGGCTCCGTGACCCGGAGCACCGAACTGGCGGGCCGCTCGGGGGAGGCCCTGACCTCCATCCTGTCCACCACCCGGGGCACGGCCGACCAGGTCCACTCCATCGCCGCAGCCGCCGAGCAGCAGTCCTCGGCCAGCGAGCAGATCAGCGCGGCCACGGCCGAGGTCACCCGGGTCTGCGAGGACACCGACGAACTCATGGTCGAGGCATCCAAGGCCATAGATCACCTGGCCGAGTTGGCCCGGCGCCTGTCCGGCGTGATCGCCGAGATGCAATAACCCGCCCGTTGACCCGGGCGAAAGAAAAGCCCCCTTGGCTACGGCCAAGGGGGCTTTTCTCTCAAAAACAGCCTCGCAGCTACTTCACGGCGTCCTTCAGGACCTTGCCGGGCTTGAACTGGGCGACCTTGCAGGCCGGGATGTTCAAAGCGGTGCCGGTGCGGGGATTGCGACCGGTGCGGGCCTTGCGCTCGCTCACGCTGAAAGTGCCGAAGCCGGTCAGGGTCAGTTTGTTGCCGGCGGCCAGTTCTTCCTGGATGGTGTCCAGAATGGCGTTCATGGAGGCCTCGGCCTGGGCTTTGGAAGTGCCGATCTTTTCAGCGATCTTCGCTACGAGTTCAGCTTTGGTCATAAAAAAACTCCTATAGTGGTTTGTTGATGCTATTTACATGTGACACGCAAATACGTCTCTCGTGTCATACACTCTTGCCAGGGATATGGGAAGCGCAAATGCGCTGCCCACGGAAAGTTCATACACAAAACCGGGAAGCTATGCCACCACTTCGGTTGAATTTCAACTGAGAATATAACAGGTCGGGAATGAGTCCTTCAGGGCCTCCATGACACGCTCGGCCTGATCCCTGGATTTGAAGCTCCCGGCCAGGACGATATGCAGGATCTGGCCGCCTCGGTCGACCACGGAAATGTTCGCGCCGCTGTAGCCCCGGGCCAGCAACTGTTGATGCACGCGCAGGGCGTTGTCGCGCACG includes the following:
- a CDS encoding FAD-binding oxidoreductase; translated protein: MTKEAIIKEFETIAGAENVMTGETDRHAYSYDAAVLDSVMPALVVRPRTSEVLGAVTKLCNDNGLPLTVRGAGTNLSGGTIPHPGGVVVLTNGLNRILEINEADMYAVVEPGVVTAQFAAEVAKRGLFYPPDPGSQAVSTLGGNVAENAGGLRGLKYGVTKDYVMGMDFWDVNGELVKTGSRTVKCVTGYNLAGLMVASEGTLGVFDKIILKLVPPAQAAKSMMAVFPSMKAASETVASIIANKIVPATLEMMDNFTIRTVENFRGAGLPVDAAALLLIEVDGHPGQVADEAAVVERICKENGATELHVAKDAAERDAVWQARRDALPALANLKPTCVLEDATVPRSKIPAMIEALEEIAKKLDLTIGTFGHAGDGNLHPTILTDKRNKEEWERVEKGIDMIFDKALSMGGTLSGEHGIGLAKSKYLAQETSKATLAYARRMKSVLDPKGILNPDKIVGAE
- a CDS encoding (Fe-S)-binding protein, whose protein sequence is MADIHKLAQMLKELDDQLVGCMRCGMCQAVCPIFKLSGKETDVTRGKLALLDGLASEMLTDPEGVNEKLNRCLLCGTCQANCPSGVSVMDIFLKARAIMTGYFGLSPAKKAIFRGLLKNPKLFNALTEMGAKFQGIFTKKVDDMLGSSCARFNAPIIADRHFNTLASKPFRKIVPEMDTPAGSSGLRVAFYVGCVIDKIYPQVGEAILKVLKHHGVGVYMPSGQACCGIPVLSSGDTSTFDTLVGMNVDILKEGEFDYLVTGCASCTSTIKELWPHMYKGDSSRTYDIGVLARKTMDISQFLVDVLKVEPKELAGGRSVTYHDPCHLKNSLGITAQPRTLIKAAGCDFKEMTDAGTCCGCGGSFNIAHYELSREIGSRKADNIIASKAKVAATSCPACMLQITDMLSQKGADMSVRHVIELYADSL
- the pta gene encoding phosphate acetyltransferase, giving the protein MSKNLYVSATEERSGKSAVVLGVMQMLTRELHNVAIFRPIINDPGEGKKDHDIALMIDHFKLSIPYEDTYAYTLKRTRELINSGQHALVLENILNKYKTLEEQYDFVLCEGTDFKGKDPAFEFDLNADIAANIGAPMLVVTSGREKAPEEVVNISQTTLDTLAEKGVDSLACIVNRAPEGMTDELVRHIERKGGQEPMPVYVIPEDEALGKPSINDVRRWLDADVLYGHSGLQTLVDNYLVAAMQIGNFLQYIRPGSLIITPGDRSDIILSSLASRLSSSYPDIAGIVLTGGLDVSVNVHKLIEGWTGVPVPVLSAKGHTYQTVQDLNCLYGRIEADDYQRIATALGGFAQHVDVNELRDRVVEKRSTKVTPKMFEYSLMDKASRNPQRIVLPEGPEERILRAADIVLRRGAAEVILLGDEKTIRTNASNYGVDVSGAQIIDPSNSDLLDPFAEEYLELRKHKGMIAEQAWDRMADPTYFGTMMVHKGFADGMVSGSINTTAHTIRPAFEFVKTKPGSSIVSSVFLMCLKDRVLVYGDCAVNPNPDAKQLAEIALGSAETAKIFGVEPRVAMLSYSTGSSGKGEDVEKVIEATKIARELMKERGLDIPLEGPIQYDAAIDPDVARVKMPDSDVAGKATVFIFPDLNTGNNTYKAVQRAANAVAIGPVLQGLNKPVNDLSRGCTVPDIVNTVAITAIQAQAEKGE
- a CDS encoding acetate/propionate family kinase → MKVLVINSGSSSIKYQLIDMSDESVMVTGLVERIGEDMGSLTSKTFPGTDREVKTEIEKPIPTHGVGLEMSIDLICKGENAVCAMDEIDVVGHRVVAGGEKFNVPVVITEDMWPDLTETERLAPLHNPANLGGAKDATKLFPGVPQVLVFDTAFHQTIPPHAFMYALPYEYYEEDHIRRYGAHGTSHKYVANECARLMGKPVEEMNLITIHMGNGASMSAVKNGLCADTSMGLTPLEGLVMGTRSGDVDPAVHNYLAVNRGLDIAAIDNILHKESGLKGLCGMNDMRDIHAAVEKGDERAKLALNVQTYRTRKYIGSYMAVLGRVDAIVFTAGIGENDDIVRAETIEGLEPFGMKIDPEANGIRSKEARRISTADSDVAIWVIPTNEELAIAREAVALIK
- a CDS encoding LutC/YkgG family protein, which translates into the protein MPSKEDLYQLFVEKAELVAAKVTSIASEDDALKYVINLCGEKEACQLLVSGCEADLSDKAEALCDTKQKKVIAAPGLNEDLYKKLAAQAKKAGFECIDKGMRDHLAGVDIGFTYAEYGIADTGTLMLDCPGEEMRLATMVSEFHVCVLPKSKIKANTYAVEKMMLTRMKKTPDYLAFITGPSRTADIERVLALGVHGPLELHILLLED
- the ldhH gene encoding L-lactate dehydrogenase (quinone) large subunit LdhH, which encodes MQKAHNLKEYREELHETLENDFLRTSLDNFAIAYRTNRANIFKDIDVRGLIQEVAASKDAAAQNSEALFKEFKKNAEAAGVHVHFAKDGEEANRIITKIAKDADCKKIVKSKSMTAEETLLNHDLEDAGIEVTETDLGEWIIQLRHEGPSHMVMPAIHLSRYQVGDLFTEVTGKKQDTEIEKLVKVARRELRQKYVEADMGISGANFAIAETGGIGIVTNEGNARLVTTLPRVHVALMGIDKLLPNLRDALRILKVLPRNATVQNLTSYVTWITGNNECLAAEDGKKEIHYVVLDNGRSELIKDPVFSQINRCVRCGACANVCPVYRLVGGHKMGHIYIGAIGLILTYFFHGKEKAKNLVQNCINCEACKDVCAGGIDLPRLIKEVHARIQDEDGHPLPSLLLGKVLRNRKLFHTLLRTAKWGQKPVAEKDGFIRHLPMIFSKEHKFRALPTIAETPFRDWWKENRPQVDNPKYRVALFSGCVQDFVYPEQMQAAVDVFAANGVAMEFPEKQSCCGLPVQMMGETKASRDVAAQNLRAFEPDAYDYIVTLCASCAAHLKHNYPKLVMDKPSLKLRADAFSAKIIDYSSFVNDVLKVEAKDFTQTGEKATYHAPCHLCRGLDVHEAPRQLIEKSGLEYVECAEEEVCCGFGGTFSMKFPELSAELLKKKLDNVEATGADTLLTDCPGCIMQLRGGLKRRGSKVQVKHVAEVMSKNKK
- a CDS encoding methyl-accepting chemotaxis protein, whose product is MFQNTPFCFKLSAGLYGAALLVSAVASAVVFFLFGTATIGMPVVAAMIAAFTLLGVVILWVLHGSLVRPAAVLSDFTGHMLAEEYGRADSDALAAAVPGLGAQIGELASRYKERLGFARSILHGLPIPCAIVDTDQRLTYLNRECLDMLGSREKPETYYGRMISQVFYKDDRRSKIADSMADDTRDMNVEAVFKHADGSDIHVLINLFPLHDVENRVIGGCCLYMNTTELKRREREITSQNERISTAAREATAVSEQLGEASRTLAGLVDRARQGSHEQTDRTTETAAAMEEMNAAVLEVARFAQEAARDARAASDQACEGEAVVGQVIEAIDEVSRHASGLKQSMEQLDHRAEEIGVVLGVIEDIADQTNLLALNAAIEAARAGEAGRGFAVVADEVRKLAEKTMNATSEVHSAVKGIQDVARQNVKATQTAVGSVTRSTELAGRSGEALTSILSTTRGTADQVHSIAAAAEQQSSASEQISAATAEVTRVCEDTDELMVEASKAIDHLAELARRLSGVIAEMQ
- a CDS encoding HU family DNA-binding protein, which produces MTKAELVAKIAEKIGTSKAQAEASMNAILDTIQEELAAGNKLTLTGFGTFSVSERKARTGRNPRTGTALNIPACKVAQFKPGKVLKDAVK